The Streptococcaceae bacterium ESL0729 genome has a segment encoding these proteins:
- a CDS encoding QueT transporter family protein yields MEDNKNSVLSFTKMALVTAMYVAITVVLGPLGSGAIQFRLSELFNFLAFYNKRYIYSVTLGCIIANWMVSGPVDAVVGSLSTFIFVSLGTKLFSGYMKDRILKGLFNKAFFYFSIFFSLSMFTIALELKILFDLPFFFTWLTVGLGEFLSLLVGSLIIDAISKRINLSE; encoded by the coding sequence ATGGAAGATAATAAAAATAGTGTCCTATCTTTTACAAAGATGGCACTTGTAACTGCAATGTACGTAGCAATCACGGTAGTCTTAGGACCTCTTGGAAGTGGAGCCATCCAATTTAGGTTGAGTGAACTTTTTAATTTCCTAGCCTTTTATAACAAGAGATATATTTACTCTGTAACCCTAGGATGTATAATCGCAAACTGGATGGTGTCAGGTCCAGTTGATGCGGTGGTTGGATCTTTGTCAACCTTCATCTTTGTAAGTCTTGGGACCAAGCTTTTTTCAGGCTACATGAAAGATAGAATCCTTAAAGGACTCTTTAATAAGGCTTTCTTTTACTTTTCAATCTTCTTTTCATTAAGCATGTTTACCATTGCCCTTGAGCTTAAAATCCTCTTTGACCTTCCCTTCTTTTTCACTTGGTTGACAGTGGGTCTTGGAGAATTCCTATCCCTTCTTGTTGGTTCTTTAATTATTGATGCCATTTCTAAAAGAATTAATTTAAGTGAGTAG
- the murA gene encoding UDP-N-acetylglucosamine 1-carboxyvinyltransferase — translation MDKIKVRGGNTRLEGIVEIEGAKNAVLPLLAALILASEGETELTNVPILSDVYTMNEVIRHLNVDVAFDEVNKIVRSQAADQVAIEAPYEYVSKMRASIVVMGPILARNGRARVSMPGGCSIGSRPIDLHLRGFEAMGAKIIQNAGYIEAHAEKLVGADIYLDFPSVGATQNLMMAATLAEGVTTIENAAREPEIVDLANLLNKMGAKVQGAGTDTLVIKGVEKMHGASHSVIQDRIEAGTFMIAAAMTQGNVLIKDAIREHNRPLIAKLLEMGVEVLDEEEGVRVIGPEKIKATNVKTIPHPGFPTDMQAQMTALQAIAQGESTTVETVFENRFQHLEEMRRMGLDVEISRNTALIQGGGLLQGAEVKSTDLRASAALILLGMVAHGETLVGELKHLDRGYYNFHGKLKSLGADIERITIS, via the coding sequence ATGGATAAAATAAAAGTTCGTGGAGGCAATACACGCCTTGAAGGAATTGTTGAGATTGAAGGGGCAAAAAATGCCGTCCTTCCCTTACTTGCTGCCTTAATTTTGGCTAGTGAGGGTGAGACTGAGCTTACCAATGTTCCCATCTTATCAGACGTCTATACCATGAATGAAGTGATTCGTCACCTGAATGTTGATGTGGCCTTTGATGAGGTTAATAAGATTGTTAGAAGTCAGGCCGCAGACCAAGTTGCCATTGAGGCCCCTTATGAATACGTTAGTAAAATGCGAGCATCAATCGTTGTTATGGGACCTATTTTAGCCCGTAACGGTCGAGCTCGCGTTTCCATGCCAGGGGGCTGCTCAATTGGAAGTCGTCCGATTGACCTCCACCTACGTGGCTTTGAAGCCATGGGAGCTAAGATTATTCAGAATGCTGGCTACATTGAAGCCCATGCTGAAAAATTAGTGGGAGCAGATATTTACCTTGATTTTCCAAGCGTTGGAGCAACGCAAAACCTGATGATGGCTGCAACCCTTGCTGAAGGCGTTACAACCATTGAAAATGCTGCCAGGGAACCTGAGATTGTTGACCTTGCTAACCTTTTAAACAAGATGGGGGCCAAGGTGCAAGGTGCAGGAACAGATACCTTAGTTATCAAGGGTGTTGAAAAAATGCATGGTGCTAGTCACTCAGTCATCCAAGACCGCATTGAGGCAGGAACCTTTATGATTGCAGCAGCCATGACCCAGGGAAATGTATTGATTAAGGATGCCATTCGCGAACACAATCGCCCTTTAATTGCCAAACTACTTGAAATGGGAGTTGAGGTTCTTGATGAGGAAGAGGGTGTTAGGGTAATTGGGCCTGAAAAAATCAAGGCTACCAATGTTAAAACCATCCCCCACCCAGGATTTCCAACAGACATGCAGGCTCAAATGACTGCCCTCCAGGCTATCGCCCAAGGGGAGAGCACAACAGTTGAGACTGTCTTTGAAAATCGCTTCCAGCACCTGGAAGAGATGCGTAGGATGGGACTTGACGTTGAGATTTCAAGGAATACTGCCCTTATTCAAGGGGGAGGCCTCCTTCAAGGAGCCGAGGTCAAATCAACTGACCTTAGAGCATCAGCTGCCCTCATCCTTCTTGGAATGGTTGCCCACGGTGAAACCTTGGTTGGTGAATTAAAGCATTTGGACCGAGGCTACTATAATTTCCACGGCAAGTTAAAATCACTGGGTGCAGATATTGAAAGAATAACAATTTCTTAG
- a CDS encoding peptide MFS transporter, producing the protein MNSKKEFLGQPRGLQTLFFTEMWERFSYYGMRAILLFYMWFMIDNGELNVPKTTAASIMAIYSSLVYLTGMGGGFIADRLIGQRRAVFLGGVLIMLGHIALATPFGAPALFVSMALIIIGTGLLKPNVSSLVGELYSAEDPRRDSGFSIFVFGINLGSFIAPLVVGWAQAQWNYHVAFSIAAVGMFLGLVQYTLDGKKYLPEEGLEPVNPLSADEKKSFYIKTVVISVALILAFGVLAALKVLTLSLFINLLTVFAVLAPVYYFVKMYRSDKTSKEEKSHVLAYIPLFLSAVIFWALEEQGSIVLATFAADRVNYPSWFQASYFQSLNPLFIMLYVPLFAVLWTKLGKKQPSSPVKFAIGLFFTAVSFLIMAVPGLMHGTSVKVGPWWLVASWALIIVGEMLISPIGLSVTTKLAPKAFTAQMMGMWFLSSAVGSALNAQVVQLYTADTEVMYFIILGAITLVFGVIVLAISKKIEKLMGSVR; encoded by the coding sequence ATGAATTCTAAAAAAGAATTTTTAGGGCAGCCACGTGGCTTACAGACCCTATTTTTTACAGAAATGTGGGAGCGATTCTCTTACTATGGTATGAGAGCCATCTTGCTCTTTTACATGTGGTTTATGATTGATAATGGAGAGCTGAATGTTCCTAAAACAACGGCGGCTTCAATTATGGCCATCTATTCAAGTTTAGTCTACCTTACTGGTATGGGTGGTGGTTTCATCGCTGACCGCCTTATCGGGCAAAGAAGGGCTGTTTTCCTAGGTGGTGTCCTAATTATGTTGGGTCATATCGCTCTTGCTACACCTTTTGGAGCACCTGCCCTTTTTGTATCAATGGCTCTTATCATTATTGGTACAGGACTTTTAAAACCTAATGTTTCAAGTCTGGTTGGTGAGCTTTACTCAGCCGAAGACCCACGCCGTGACTCAGGTTTTTCAATCTTTGTCTTTGGAATCAACCTTGGAAGCTTTATTGCCCCTCTAGTAGTAGGTTGGGCTCAGGCTCAGTGGAACTATCATGTGGCCTTTTCAATCGCGGCCGTTGGAATGTTCCTAGGTCTTGTTCAATATACCCTTGATGGCAAAAAATACTTGCCAGAAGAAGGCCTTGAGCCAGTAAATCCATTATCAGCAGATGAGAAGAAAAGCTTCTACATCAAGACAGTGGTAATAAGTGTAGCCTTGATTCTTGCCTTTGGTGTGCTTGCAGCCCTTAAGGTCTTGACCCTTAGCCTATTCATCAACCTTCTTACAGTCTTTGCGGTCCTTGCACCAGTCTACTATTTTGTTAAGATGTACCGCTCTGATAAGACAAGCAAGGAAGAAAAATCACACGTCCTAGCTTACATTCCTCTTTTCCTTTCAGCCGTAATCTTTTGGGCTCTTGAGGAGCAGGGATCAATCGTTCTTGCAACCTTTGCTGCTGATCGTGTTAACTATCCATCTTGGTTCCAAGCATCATACTTCCAGAGTTTAAACCCTTTATTTATCATGCTTTATGTGCCATTATTTGCTGTCCTTTGGACTAAACTTGGTAAAAAGCAACCAAGCTCACCAGTTAAGTTTGCCATCGGTCTATTCTTTACAGCCGTATCATTCTTAATCATGGCAGTTCCTGGACTTATGCACGGAACAAGCGTTAAGGTTGGACCTTGGTGGCTCGTAGCTTCATGGGCTCTAATTATTGTTGGTGAAATGCTCATCTCACCGATTGGTCTGTCAGTAACAACCAAGCTTGCACCTAAGGCCTTTACAGCTCAAATGATGGGAATGTGGTTCCTATCAAGTGCAGTTGGATCAGCCCTTAATGCACAGGTGGTTCAACTTTATACAGCAGATACTGAGGTTATGTACTTCATCATCCTTGGAGCCATTACCCTAGTCTTTGGTGTAATCGTTCTTGCCATCTCTAAGAAGATTGAAAAATTAATGGGAAGCGTCAGATAA
- a CDS encoding Bax inhibitor-1/YccA family protein has translation MNNQIINERKFTLNDFYARIYALMGMGITVSAVVSFLTLTVFQANMVNILNNHFWILPVTWVLELAVVFALSSSTRRDSSLALPGFIFYSALNGFTLSFTLAYYKLGSVTQAFVVAAVMFFALALYGSRTKQSLTGVGKAARAGLIGLILSGIVFIFTGGQVFNLLISFAGVLIFSGLIAYDNQTIKNVYNSMQGDVTDGQAISLALSLYLDFINLFIYLVRIFGNKD, from the coding sequence ATGAATAACCAAATAATTAATGAAAGAAAGTTTACTTTAAACGATTTTTACGCACGTATCTATGCCTTGATGGGTATGGGTATTACAGTTAGTGCTGTTGTATCATTTTTGACCTTAACGGTCTTCCAGGCCAACATGGTCAATATCTTAAATAACCATTTCTGGATTCTTCCAGTTACTTGGGTTCTTGAGCTGGCAGTTGTTTTTGCCCTAAGTTCTAGTACAAGGCGTGATAGTAGTTTAGCCCTACCTGGCTTTATCTTCTACTCAGCCCTTAATGGCTTTACCCTAAGCTTTACCCTAGCCTATTATAAACTAGGTTCAGTGACTCAAGCTTTCGTGGTAGCTGCTGTTATGTTCTTTGCCCTGGCTCTTTACGGAAGTCGTACCAAACAAAGTCTAACAGGAGTTGGTAAGGCTGCCCGTGCTGGATTAATTGGTCTTATCCTTTCAGGTATCGTCTTTATCTTTACTGGAGGACAAGTCTTTAACCTTTTAATTAGCTTTGCGGGGGTTCTAATCTTCTCAGGCCTTATCGCTTATGATAATCAAACCATTAAAAATGTTTACAATAGCATGCAGGGAGATGTAACTGATGGACAAGCTATTAGTCTTGCCCTAAGTCTTTACCTAGACTTCATCAACCTCTTCATCTATCTTGTAAGAATCTTTGGTAATAAGGATTAA
- the tig gene encoding trigger factor: MTASFEKTGTNNGVVTFSIDQETINKGLDKAFNKVKKNLNVPGFRKGKVSRSVFDKMYGEEALYEEALNAVLPEAYTKAIDEAGIDPVAQPKIDVKSMDKGADWVITAEVVVKPEVKLGDYKNLEVAVDFDTEVTDAEVEAKIEAARNNLAELVVTEDAAKEGDTVVIDFVGSVDGVEFEGGSADNFSLELGSGQFIPGYEEQLVGHKAGETVNVEVTFPAEYQAEDLAGKDAVFVTTIHEVKAKEVPALDDELAKDIDDEVSSLDELKAKYKTQLTESKEAAYKEAVENAAIELAVENAEIVELPAEMIEEDVHRAMNDFFNNMQQQGISPEMYYQITGTTEEDLHKQYESDADARVRTGLVIEAVAEAEGYQTTDEEIEEEISSLADQYNMPKEQVASLLSADMLKHDIAMKKAVNAITETAVVK; encoded by the coding sequence ATGACTGCAAGTTTTGAAAAAACTGGCACTAATAACGGTGTTGTAACATTTTCAATTGATCAAGAAACAATCAACAAAGGGTTAGACAAAGCTTTCAACAAAGTTAAGAAAAACCTTAACGTACCTGGATTCCGTAAGGGTAAAGTATCTCGTTCAGTATTTGATAAAATGTACGGAGAAGAAGCTCTTTACGAAGAAGCTTTAAACGCTGTTCTTCCTGAAGCTTACACTAAAGCAATTGATGAAGCTGGAATTGATCCAGTTGCTCAACCAAAAATTGATGTTAAATCAATGGATAAAGGTGCTGACTGGGTTATCACTGCTGAAGTTGTCGTAAAACCTGAAGTTAAACTTGGTGACTACAAAAACCTTGAAGTAGCTGTTGATTTTGATACAGAAGTAACTGACGCTGAAGTTGAAGCTAAAATCGAAGCTGCCCGTAACAACCTTGCAGAATTAGTAGTAACTGAAGACGCTGCTAAAGAAGGCGATACTGTTGTAATCGACTTTGTTGGTTCAGTTGACGGTGTTGAATTCGAAGGTGGATCTGCAGACAACTTCTCACTAGAGCTTGGTAGCGGACAATTCATCCCAGGTTACGAAGAGCAACTAGTTGGCCACAAGGCTGGTGAAACTGTAAATGTTGAGGTTACTTTCCCAGCTGAATACCAAGCTGAAGACCTTGCAGGTAAAGATGCAGTATTCGTTACAACTATCCACGAAGTTAAAGCTAAAGAAGTACCAGCTCTTGACGATGAACTTGCTAAAGACATCGATGATGAAGTATCAAGCCTTGACGAGCTTAAAGCTAAATACAAAACTCAATTAACTGAGTCTAAAGAAGCAGCTTACAAGGAAGCAGTTGAAAATGCAGCAATCGAGCTTGCAGTTGAAAACGCTGAAATCGTTGAACTTCCAGCTGAAATGATTGAAGAAGATGTACACCGTGCAATGAATGACTTCTTCAACAACATGCAACAACAAGGTATCTCGCCTGAAATGTACTACCAAATCACTGGTACTACAGAAGAAGATCTTCACAAACAATACGAATCAGATGCTGACGCACGCGTTCGTACAGGTCTTGTAATCGAAGCAGTTGCTGAGGCTGAAGGTTACCAAACAACTGATGAAGAAATCGAAGAAGAAATCTCATCACTTGCTGACCAATACAACATGCCTAAAGAGCAAGTTGCATCACTTCTTTCAGCTGATATGCTTAAACACGATATCGCTATGAAGAAAGCAGTAAATGCAATTACTGAAACTGCAGTAGTTAAATAA
- a CDS encoding methionyl aminopeptidase, translating to MITLKSQREVDMMDEAGSFLASVHIGLRDVIKPGIDMWDIEEYVRKRCKEANYLPLQIGVDGELMDYPYATCCSLNDEVAHAFPRHLTLKDGDLIKVDMVLGKAPESLNVAKLDFNNVKAMKKLTEGFSGYIADSCWAYAVGTPSDEVKNLMDVTRECLYRGIKEARVGNRMGDIGAAIQEYAESHGYGVVRDLVGHGVGPTFHEEPMVPHYGTRGKGIRLREGMVLTIEPMISTGTWEIDTDFKTGWMHKTLDGGLSCQYEHQFVITKDGPVIMTSQGEEGTY from the coding sequence ATGATTACTTTAAAAAGTCAAAGGGAAGTAGACATGATGGATGAGGCTGGAAGCTTTCTAGCCAGCGTTCACATTGGTTTACGTGATGTGATTAAACCAGGAATTGACATGTGGGATATTGAAGAATATGTGAGAAAACGTTGTAAGGAAGCTAATTACCTGCCCCTTCAAATTGGAGTAGATGGTGAACTTATGGATTATCCGTATGCTACTTGTTGCTCCCTTAATGATGAGGTAGCTCACGCCTTCCCACGCCATCTAACCCTTAAAGATGGTGACCTAATCAAGGTTGATATGGTTTTAGGTAAAGCACCTGAATCTTTAAATGTTGCTAAACTTGATTTTAATAATGTTAAGGCCATGAAAAAACTTACTGAAGGTTTTTCAGGCTATATTGCTGACTCATGCTGGGCTTATGCTGTAGGAACTCCATCTGATGAGGTTAAAAACCTGATGGATGTTACCCGTGAATGTCTTTACCGCGGGATTAAAGAAGCTCGCGTTGGTAACCGGATGGGAGATATTGGTGCTGCCATCCAGGAATATGCAGAATCGCATGGTTACGGGGTTGTTCGTGACCTAGTTGGTCACGGGGTAGGACCTACCTTCCACGAGGAGCCAATGGTTCCCCACTACGGAACAAGAGGCAAGGGTATTCGCCTGCGTGAAGGAATGGTTCTCACAATTGAGCCTATGATCAGTACAGGTACCTGGGAAATTGATACCGACTTTAAGACTGGTTGGATGCATAAAACCCTTGATGGTGGTTTATCTTGCCAGTATGAACACCAGTTTGTTATCACAAAAGATGGACCTGTCATCATGACAAGTCAGGGAGAAGAAGGAACTTACTAG
- a CDS encoding inositol monophosphatase family protein, whose product MENLSAVQNKFNLAREWILEAGTFVKESLNKELEIDEKSCQTDLVTNMDRAVQARLVKHIRKNFPKDNILAEEDDLKAPIDQGNVWVIDPIDGTANFVAQGDDFAVLLAYFEEGQGQFGLILDVMNDNLYWGDGKSVYKNAHKLEKPRLDLKHSLIGVNSIMYRTNDHGLYDYSRKTLGIRVFGSAGIDYVKLIEGKISGYFSNLSPWDYAAGTIILSAFGYVTEKMDGGLPSYEGREKVFTVAKEHLPLVREFIK is encoded by the coding sequence ATAGAAAATTTATCAGCAGTTCAAAATAAGTTTAATCTTGCACGTGAGTGGATTTTAGAGGCAGGGACTTTTGTTAAAGAGAGCCTAAATAAGGAGCTTGAAATTGATGAAAAAAGCTGCCAAACAGACCTTGTAACCAACATGGACCGAGCAGTACAGGCAAGGCTTGTCAAACACATCAGAAAAAATTTCCCTAAAGACAATATTTTGGCGGAAGAAGATGACCTAAAGGCTCCCATTGATCAAGGAAATGTTTGGGTGATTGATCCCATTGATGGGACAGCAAATTTTGTTGCCCAAGGAGATGATTTTGCGGTTCTTTTGGCCTATTTTGAAGAGGGTCAAGGACAGTTTGGTCTAATCCTTGATGTTATGAATGATAATCTTTACTGGGGAGACGGTAAATCGGTCTATAAGAATGCCCACAAGCTTGAAAAGCCGCGGCTTGATCTAAAGCATTCCCTGATTGGGGTTAATTCAATTATGTACCGTACTAATGATCATGGTCTTTATGACTACTCAAGAAAGACACTTGGTATCAGGGTTTTTGGTAGTGCGGGAATCGACTATGTAAAACTTATTGAAGGCAAGATTAGTGGGTATTTTTCTAATCTTTCTCCTTGGGATTATGCTGCTGGGACAATCATTTTATCAGCCTTTGGTTATGTGACGGAAAAAATGGATGGCGGACTTCCAAGCTACGAGGGCCGGGAGAAGGTCTTTACGGTAGCAAAAGAACACCTTCCCTTGGTCAGGGAATTTATCAAATAA
- a CDS encoding flavodoxin — protein MATAKIVYASMTGNTEEIADIVCEALENKGIEVEMDECTSVDAEDLLDFDINIVATYTYGDGELPDEIVDFYDDLKDLDLDGKIYGVVGSGDTFYDEFCKSVDDFDRAFASTGATKGADNVKVDLAAEEDDIQALEKFADELVAKLG, from the coding sequence TTGGCAACAGCTAAGATTGTATATGCAAGTATGACAGGTAACACAGAGGAGATCGCTGATATCGTTTGTGAAGCCTTAGAAAATAAAGGTATTGAAGTTGAGATGGATGAGTGTACATCTGTTGACGCTGAGGATCTACTAGATTTTGACATTAACATTGTCGCTACCTACACTTATGGTGATGGTGAATTACCTGATGAAATCGTTGACTTTTATGATGACCTAAAAGACCTTGATTTAGACGGTAAAATTTACGGGGTAGTTGGATCAGGTGATACCTTCTACGATGAATTCTGTAAATCAGTTGATGACTTTGACAGAGCCTTTGCTTCTACTGGAGCAACAAAGGGTGCTGACAATGTTAAGGTTGATTTAGCTGCTGAAGAAGACGACATTCAAGCCCTTGAAAAATTTGCTGACGAACTTGTCGCAAAGCTTGGATAA
- a CDS encoding YihY/virulence factor BrkB family protein, which translates to MKKLEKIFGGIKKIPLINPLVNFYKSSEIDLSSIAVAYYFLLSTFPILMTFANILPYLKLDSSYVLKLFHDVLPEQLYSILEVLIKSFLDKPSPGLLGIAVVSGLWTFSKGLSALQKAMNKAYKVDKHRDFILSRLIGLASSFGIIILITLAIMVLTFGKTALTLVYNNISFDSGIYEALYNMTLPVITLLVFAALSLLYFLLPNVKIKKWRYVLAGASFSTFVLVFLTKLFGDYVNRYVNKMMDFRMVGSLLTFALMLWFIFIAKILIFGAIINASVQSLYVDEFETRRGEFVSIIRSFGQGERKAVRKPKKFIRRK; encoded by the coding sequence ATGAAAAAGTTAGAGAAAATATTTGGAGGAATTAAAAAAATTCCTCTCATCAATCCCCTGGTGAATTTTTACAAGAGTTCAGAAATTGATCTTTCAAGTATTGCAGTTGCCTACTACTTTCTTTTGTCGACATTTCCCATCCTGATGACCTTTGCAAATATCCTGCCCTATCTTAAGCTAGATAGTAGCTACGTCCTCAAGCTCTTTCATGATGTTTTGCCCGAGCAGCTTTACAGCATTTTAGAAGTTTTGATTAAAAGTTTCCTTGACAAACCCTCTCCTGGACTTTTGGGGATTGCGGTTGTTTCAGGACTTTGGACCTTCTCCAAGGGACTTTCAGCCCTGCAAAAGGCTATGAACAAGGCCTACAAGGTAGACAAGCACAGGGATTTTATTCTAAGCAGATTGATTGGTCTAGCCAGTAGTTTTGGGATTATAATCTTAATAACTCTTGCAATTATGGTTTTAACCTTTGGAAAGACTGCCCTAACCCTTGTTTATAACAATATCAGCTTTGATTCAGGGATTTATGAGGCCCTTTATAATATGACCCTTCCGGTCATTACCCTTTTGGTCTTCGCAGCCCTATCCCTGCTTTATTTTTTACTTCCCAATGTAAAAATAAAGAAGTGGCGTTATGTGCTTGCTGGAGCCTCATTTTCGACCTTTGTTTTGGTTTTTCTAACCAAACTTTTTGGAGATTATGTTAACCGGTATGTCAACAAGATGATGGACTTTCGAATGGTTGGGAGCTTACTTACCTTTGCTCTTATGCTGTGGTTCATCTTCATCGCAAAAATTCTCATTTTTGGAGCAATCATTAACGCTTCCGTTCAAAGTCTTTATGTTGATGAATTTGAGACCAGACGCGGTGAATTTGTGTCCATCATAAGGAGCTTTGGTCAGGGTGAGCGTAAGGCCGTAAGGAAGCCAAAAAAATTTATCAGAAGAAAATAA
- a CDS encoding RNA methyltransferase, producing the protein MNTIKSKDNKAVKAARKLLQKKHRKDSYLIEGFHLYEEAKKSKAQIEDVFVLENYQEEYPEASPVSEEVLRSMTDSKTPQGLVAVVKKDSSLLADCSKLKQVLVLDGVQDPGNVGTLIRTADAAAYDAVFLSKACADLYSPKVLRSMQGSNFHLPIFSMELELIYDFLKNQGLNILVTSLEKNSVSYKEVDFDHNFALVLGNEGQGVSALSKDCADQIVHIDMPGLAESLNVAVAGGILIFASLKSE; encoded by the coding sequence ATGAATACTATAAAATCAAAGGATAATAAGGCCGTTAAGGCAGCTAGAAAATTATTACAAAAAAAACATCGGAAGGACTCCTACCTGATTGAAGGCTTCCACCTCTATGAGGAGGCTAAAAAATCTAAGGCTCAGATTGAGGACGTTTTTGTCCTTGAAAATTACCAGGAAGAATACCCAGAGGCAAGTCCTGTATCTGAGGAAGTTTTAAGGTCCATGACAGACAGTAAGACCCCTCAAGGCTTGGTGGCAGTAGTAAAAAAAGACAGCAGCCTTTTGGCAGATTGTTCTAAGCTTAAGCAGGTGTTGGTCCTTGACGGAGTCCAGGACCCAGGCAATGTTGGTACCCTGATTAGGACGGCTGATGCAGCTGCTTATGATGCGGTCTTTTTATCAAAGGCCTGTGCTGACTTATACAGCCCCAAGGTTTTAAGAAGCATGCAGGGCAGTAATTTTCATTTGCCAATTTTTTCAATGGAGCTTGAGTTAATCTATGACTTTTTGAAAAATCAAGGACTTAATATCCTTGTCACAAGCCTTGAAAAGAATTCTGTGTCCTATAAGGAAGTGGACTTTGACCATAACTTTGCCCTTGTTCTTGGAAATGAAGGTCAAGGTGTGTCAGCTTTGAGTAAGGATTGTGCCGATCAAATTGTACATATCGACATGCCAGGTTTGGCAGAGTCCTTAAACGTAGCTGTAGCTGGTGGGATTTTAATCTTTGCTTCCCTTAAAAGCGAATAA
- a CDS encoding DNA-directed RNA polymerase subunit beta yields the protein MQVIRYLGWRINIILLVVVLSIVAVAAGLMVGYGLIGGGAAKDILEPSKWMSIIDKLK from the coding sequence ATGCAAGTAATAAGATATTTGGGATGGAGAATAAATATTATTCTTCTGGTCGTTGTTTTATCAATCGTTGCCGTAGCAGCAGGCTTAATGGTCGGCTACGGGCTTATCGGTGGCGGGGCTGCTAAAGATATATTAGAGCCCTCAAAATGGATGAGTATAATTGATAAACTTAAGTAG
- a CDS encoding GtrA family protein has translation MKSLKKLFQGEVFSYLFFGVLTTLIFIMAKMLAYKLLKSGLMSEIIAQALAIIFAFLTNKFFVFKTSQKKKTYVEFFEFLATRLLLTFLASLANWYFIDQNPHLLGKIFATNKEATVLLLTIILQVFTIVSNYLFSKFLIFKKK, from the coding sequence ATGAAATCACTTAAAAAATTATTCCAAGGGGAAGTCTTCTCCTACTTATTCTTTGGCGTCCTTACTACCCTTATCTTTATCATGGCCAAAATGCTTGCCTACAAGCTTCTCAAAAGTGGTTTAATGAGTGAGATTATCGCTCAAGCTTTAGCCATTATCTTTGCCTTTTTGACCAACAAATTTTTTGTCTTTAAGACCTCCCAAAAGAAAAAGACCTATGTTGAATTTTTTGAATTTTTAGCTACAAGGCTTCTTCTAACCTTTCTAGCCTCTCTTGCCAACTGGTACTTTATCGATCAAAATCCTCATTTACTAGGCAAAATTTTTGCAACAAACAAGGAAGCGACAGTCCTTCTTCTAACCATTATCCTCCAGGTTTTTACAATCGTAAGTAACTATCTTTTTAGTAAATTTTTAATCTTTAAGAAAAAATAA
- a CDS encoding UPF0223 family protein yields MNSNYSYPIDYSWSTQEMTDVLSFFNQVEKYYESKTLREDFLKSYNNFKKIVPSKMQEKQLDREFEIISGYSTYRAVQEAKKSDRKFISSSK; encoded by the coding sequence ATGAATTCAAATTACAGCTATCCGATTGATTATTCGTGGAGCACGCAGGAAATGACCGACGTGCTCTCTTTTTTTAATCAGGTGGAAAAATATTATGAAAGCAAGACTTTAAGGGAAGACTTTTTAAAGTCCTACAACAACTTTAAAAAAATTGTGCCCAGTAAAATGCAGGAAAAGCAATTGGACCGAGAATTTGAGATAATTAGCGGCTATTCAACCTACAGGGCCGTACAGGAGGCAAAGAAAAGTGATAGAAAATTTATCAGCAGTTCAAAATAA
- the spxA gene encoding transcriptional regulator SpxA produces the protein MIDLYISPSCTSCRKAKAWLAAHNVESREHNIMTQPMTADDLKAILAKTENGTEDIISTRSKIFQKLNVDIDELTLNQLIKLISEYPSLLRRPIIVDDKKMQIGFNEDEIRAFLPREYRRAEMRDAQYRAEMES, from the coding sequence GTGATAGATTTATATATTTCCCCAAGTTGTACTAGTTGTCGTAAGGCAAAAGCGTGGCTAGCTGCACATAATGTTGAAAGCAGGGAGCACAATATCATGACTCAGCCCATGACGGCAGATGATTTAAAGGCAATACTTGCAAAAACAGAAAATGGAACAGAAGATATTATTTCAACTCGTTCTAAAATTTTCCAAAAATTAAATGTTGATATTGATGAACTTACCTTAAACCAATTAATCAAACTAATTAGCGAATATCCAAGTCTTTTAAGGCGTCCGATAATCGTTGATGACAAGAAGATGCAAATCGGATTCAATGAAGATGAAATAAGAGCCTTTCTCCCGCGTGAGTACCGTCGTGCAGAGATGCGTGATGCCCAGTATCGTGCGGAGATGGAAAGTTAA